The nucleotide window AAAGATGAAAAGGCTGAAGATATATCTTGACACATCGGTCATCAATTTTCTTTTTGCTGACGATGTGCCGGAATTTAGAAAAATCACAGAAGATTTTTTTGAGAATTATGTTAAAATGGGCAAATACATTGTTTATATTTCAGATGTTGTAATTGCAGAAATTGAAAAGACAAAAAATGAAGATAAGAAAAAACGGCTTCTTGAGGTTATTGAAAAGTATTCTATAAAGATTCTTACTCTTGACAAAAATTCTGATGCGATTGCCGGAGTTTATATTAGGGAAAAGGTTATTCCTGAGAAAAAACTGGAGGACGCCCAACACATAGCCATTGCTACCTGTAATCAGATGGATATTCTCTTATC belongs to Bacteroidota bacterium and includes:
- a CDS encoding type II toxin-antitoxin system VapC family toxin, giving the protein MKRLKIYLDTSVINFLFADDVPEFRKITEDFFENYVKMGKYIVYISDVVIAEIEKTKNEDKKKRLLEVIEKYSIKILTLDKNSDAIAGVYIREKVIPEKKLEDAQHIAIATCNQMDILLSWNFKHLSNIQKQIDVKIVNEKEGYFYPLILTNPMEVVYEND